From the Polaribacter tangerinus genome, the window ATTAGAAAAGAAATATTTTGAAATTGCAAAAACATATTATAGAACTGCAGATTATGATTTAAGAAACTACAATGCAGCTATACAAGCTTTCGATAATTTATTGGAAGATTATTTAGGTTCAAAATATAAAGAGGAAGCACTTTATTACAGACTAAAAGCTGCGCACGATTTTGTGCTAAAAAGTTACGACAGAAGAAAACCAAAGCGTATAAAAGATGCTATGGATGCTTACGATAAATTAGTAAGAAATTACCCTTCATCACAATATCTAGAAGAATCAAATAAAATGTTGGCCACGCTAGAAAGTGAAAAAGAAAGGATAGATCTTCTAATAGCAAAACAAAAAGAATACGAAAGTTCTCAAGAAAAAAAATAATACAATTAAAAAGTATGGATTATAAAGGTACAAATGCACCGTTAAGTACAGTTACTTACGACAAAAATGAATTACAAGCGCCTACAGAAAATATCTATGAGGCTATTTCTATCATTGCAAAAAGAGCTGAGCAGATTAATTCTGACTTAAAAAGAGAATTGGTAGATAAATTAGATGAGTTTGCTACTTACAACGATTCTCTTGAAGAGGTTTTTGAAAATAAAGAGCAAATTGAAGTATCTAAATTTTACGAAAGATTGCCAAAACCAACAGCAATGGCTGTAGAGGAATGGTTAAATAATAAAGTTTACCACAGAACTCCAGAAACAGAATAATGTCTGTTTTAAGCGGAAAAAAAGTATTACTAGCTATTTCTGCTGGGATAGCCGCTTATAAAACGGCCAATTTGGTCCGTTTATTTATAAAATTAGACGCAGAAGTTCAAGTAATAATGACTCCTGCGTCTAAAGATTTTATAACACCACTTACTCTTTCTTCCCTTTCTAAAAATCCTGTTCACTCAAATTTTTACTCTAAAGAAGATGAAAATGAATTATGGAATAACCATGTAGAATTAGGTCTTTGGGCAGATTTTATGCTCATTGCCCCAGCAACAGCAAATACACTTTCTAAAATGGCAAATGGCACCTGTAACAATTTGTTACTAGCAACCTACCTTTCTGCTAAATGTCCGGTTTATTTTGCTCCTGCTATGGATTTGGATATGTACAAACACCCTTCTACAAAACAGAGTTTACAGAAATTACAAGATTTTGGTAATATTATAATTCCTGCTACTTCCGGAGAATTAGCAAGTGGTTTGGTAGGTGAAGGAAGAATGGCAGAGCCCGAAGATATTGTTACTTTTATAGAAAATGATATGGTATCGAAATTGCCATTAAAAGGAAAAAAAGTGTTAATTACCGCGGGCCCAACATATGAGGCTATAGATCCTGTACGTTTTATTGGAAACCATTCTTCAGGAAAAATGGGTTTTGCTTTGGCTCGTGAAGCAGCAAATTTAGGTGCGAAAGTCACTTTAATTTCTGGACCTACCAATCAGCAATTAAAACATTCGTTTGTAAATAGAATAGATGTTGTTTCTGCACAAGAAATGTACACCGCTGCTCATACTTATTTTAAAGAAGTTCATATTGCTATACTTTCTGCAGCAGTAGCAGATTACAAACCAAAAAATGTAGCTTCACAGAAAATAAAAAAGGCAAGTAATACGTTACATATTGAGCTAACGCCAACAAAAGATATTTTAGCATCTTTGGGTGCTATTAAAAAAAATCAGTTTTTAGTTGGTTTTGCTTTAGAAACAAATAATGAGTTAGAGCACGCAAAAGAAAAGTTACAGAGAAAAAATTTAGATGCCATTGTCTTAAATTCTTTGCAAGATAAAGGTGCAGGTTTTGCCACCGATACTAATAAAGTAACTATTATAGACAAGTATCTAAAAGAACAATCTTTTCAATTAAAGTCTAAAACTGAAGTGGCAAAAGATATTCTTGAGGTAATTATATCAAAACTTGAGCAGTAGGTTGTATTTCAGTTTACTGCGTGAAAATTTAAAATTAGCAAATAAATAGACGAAATCGAATTTAAAATATATGTCTAAATTTAATATACTTTTTATTGCATTATTGTCAATTTTTACAGTAAATGCTCAAGAATTAAACTGTCTAGTAACCGTAAATTCAGACCAAATTGCGGGTTCCAATCAACAAGTTTTTAGTACTTTGCAAAAAGCACTTACCGAGTATATTAATCAAACAAAATGGACCAACAGGGTTGTAAAACAAGAAGAGCGCATAGATTGTGCTATGACCATTATTGTTACTTCTAGAGACAATAATAAGTTTACAGCTACTTTACAAGTTCAGTCTACCAGACCTGTTTTTAACTCAAGTTATGCATCACCTGTGTTAAATATTAAAGACAAAGAGTTTAATTTTACCTATAACGAGTTTGATCCGTTAATTTACAACAGAAATTCTTTTGACAGCAATTTGGTTTCTACTATCGTTTTTTACGCAAATATTATTATTGGTTTAGATGCCGATACCTTTAAAGAGTTTGGCGGAGAGGAAGAATTAAAAGAAGCGCAAAATGTAATGTTACAAGCACAGCAAAGTGGTTTGTCTTCATGGCAAAATGTAGTAGGAGAGCAAAACAGATTTTTGTTGATAGATAATTTACTTTCTCCGAATTTAAAAGCATATAGAAGTACATTGTATAATTATCACCGGTTTGGAATGGATAATTTGGTAAACTCGAAAGGCTCTGGGTTACAAAGTATAGAAGATAGTGTAATTGCACTACAATCTATTTATAATAAAACAATTGGTAACTACTTAATTAGATTGTTTTTTGATGCTAAAGCAGATGAAATTGTAAACATATATTCCGAAAGTACCAATACTAGAAACAAAGAAAGACTTGTGCAAACAGTTCGTAAAATTTCTACTAATAACAATGCAAAATGGCGAAAGATTGATTGATGATTATTCTGCAAGCAATAATGCTATAATTATGAATTAAAAATATACTTTTTTTTGATTTTTAAAACAATATAACAAAAATAAATGAGCATCTAAACTCATTAAAAACAGACTACACTTTTTAAGTTAGTCTGTTTTTTTTTCTTAGTTACTGTATTAATAATACTTTATTTGTAACATAATTTTCACTAATTTTATACTTTAAAATTTATAAAATTTGCTTACACAATTATCCATAAATAACTACGCATTAATCAATCATTTAAGTATTGATTTTTCTTCAGGATTATCTATAATCACTGGAGAAACAGGAGCAGGTAAATCTATATTATTAGGTGCTTTAGGATTGGTTTTAGGGAACAGAGCAGATTTATCTTCGTTAAAAGATACAAGTAAAAAATGTATTGTAGAGGCAAAAGTTGCCATTGCAAATTATCACTTAGAAGAATTTTTTAAAGACTCCGATTTAGATTACGAATCTGAAACAATTATTAGAAGAGAAATTTTGCCATCAGGAAAGTCTCGTGCCTTTGTTAATGATACACCTGTTACACTAAGCATTTTGAATGCGTTACGAACTAAATTGATAGATGTTCATTCTCAACATCAAACAATGGAACTTTCGGACACTGCTTTCCAATTCGAAATTTTAGACGCTTTAGCGAACAATAAAGACCGAATTGCTTCATATAAAAGAGGTTATTTGCAATTAAATTCTTTAAAAAGAGAATTAGAAGATTTAGAAAAACAACAACAGCTAGCAAATCAGCAATACGATTACAATTTACATCTTTTTAATGAGTTGGAAGAAGCTAAAATTATAGAAGATGAACAAGAAATTTTAGAAGATTCTCTAGACAAATTAAATAATATTGAAGAGATTAAAGAAAATTTATCAGAATCTTTGGCAATTTCAATAAATGAAGATATTGGTATACAAAGTTTGTTACATTCGTTAGAACACAAACTTCATAAAATTGCTTCCTATTCTAAAGAATATCAAGTTTTGGCAGAACGAGTAACTTCTGCTAAAATAGAAATTGATGATATTGTTACTGAATTAGAAGATGCCAATGAACACATAGAATTTGATCCTAATGAGGCAGAAAAAGTAAATGACAGACTTCAGTTGCTATACAACTTACAAAAGAAACATTCGGTAAGTAACAATAAAGAACTTTTAGAAGTTTTGGCTGTTTTGTCTGATAAAGTTGCGCAAGTAACTTCTGCAGAAGAAACTTTAAATACTAAAAAGGCAGAAATTCATGCAGTAGCAGAAAAAATGGATGTTTTGGCAGATAAAATTACAACTGCTAGAAAAGCGGCTATTCCAGTTCTAAAGAAAGAACTAGAGAATTTACTTGCAGATTTAGGAATGGAAAATGCCCGTTTCTCAATAGAAATAAAACAAACAATCATTTATTTTTATAACGGGAAGGATGAATTAAAATTTTTGTTTTCGGCAAATAAAGGCGGTAATTTTGGCGAATTAAAAAAAGTTGCGTCTGGCGGAGAGCTTTCTCGAATAATGTTAGCTGTTAAAAAAGTATTGTCTGAAAACACTCAATTGCCAACCATAATTTTCGATGAAATTGATACAGGTGTTTCTGGAGAAGTTTCCAATAAAATTGCGGCAATAATGCAACAATTAAGCAAAAATATGCAGGTAATTGCTATTACACATTTACCACAAATTGCAGCCAAAGGTAACAGTCACTACAAGGTTTTTAAAGCCGAAGAAAATGGCATTACAACCACAAATTTAAAACAACTCTCTAAAGAAGAAAGAGTGGTAGAAATTGCAGAAATGCTAAGTGGTAAAGATATTTCTGAATCTGCTGTAACACATGCAAAAGAACTATTAAGCTAATTTTTTTTGTTTATAAATTAATATACATTACAACAAATACAGTAAAAAAAGTAGAACAATGCAAAATTTACTAAAAGGAAAAAAAGGGATTATTTTTGGTGCATTAAACGAAAACTCAATTGCTTGGAAAACAGCAGAAAAAGCCTTTGAACAAGGAGCAGAATTTGTTTTAACGAATGCGCCTGCAGCGTTAAAAATGGGAAATATAGAAGCGCTTGCAAAAAAGACTAATGCTCAAATAATTCCTGCAGATGCTACATCTATAGATGATTTAGAAAATTTAGTAAAACAGTCATTAACTATTTTGGGAGGAAAAATCGACTTTGTTTTACATTCTATTGGAATGTCTGTAAATGTTAGAAAAGACAAACCATATACAGACCCAAATTATAGTTTTACAGAAAAAGGATGGCAAGTATCTGCAGTTTCTTTTCATAAAGTATTGAATGTTTTATATCATCAAAAAGCAATGAATTCTTGGGGAAGTATTGTAGCCTTGTCTTATATGGCAGCTCAAAGAGTTTTTCCAGATTATAATGACATGGCAGATAACAAAGCTTTTTTAGAGTCTATAGCCAGAAGTTTTGGGTATTATTTTGGTAGAGATTTTAAGGTAAGAGTGAACACTATTTCACAATCTCCAACACCAACAACCGCAGGAACAGGAGTAAAAGGTTTTGATGGTTTTATTGCTTATGCCGAAAAAATGAGTCCGCTAGGAAATGCCTCTGCATCAGACTGCGCCGATTATACCATCTCTTTATTCTCTGATTTAACAAAAAAAGTAACGCTGCAAAACCTTTATCACGACGGCGGATTTTCTAATATGGGGGTAAGTGATGCCGTTATGGAAAAGTTTGAATAGTAGACTAATCAATACAAAAGATATAGATTTTACTTGTTACAATTATAAACCTACAGAGAACCAAAAAATATTGAACTTTCATTTTTCTATTATAGTACCTGTTTTTAATCGTCCGAACGAAATAGACGAATTGTTAGAGAGTTTTGTTCGTCAAGATTTTTCAGATAACTATGAGATACTAATAATAGAAGATGGTTCGCAAATAAAAAGTGATGTTATAGTAAGAAAGTATACATCATTATTAAACATAACTTACCACTTTAAAGAAAATACTGGTGCTGGTGATAGTCGTAATTTTGGTATGAAAAAAGCATCTGGTAACTATTATATCATTTTAGATTCAGATGTTATTCTTCCTAAAAACTATTTACTTGAAGTAAAAAATGCTTTAACAAAAAACTATACAGATGCTTTTGGTGGTGAGGATGCAGCACATGCTAGTTTTACTTCTTTGCAAAAGGCAATTAATTTTTCGATGACTTCTTTGTTTACCACCGGAGGAATTCGGGGCAAAAAGATAGCTTCTAATAAATTTCAATTACGAAGTTTTAATTTAGGAATCTCTAAAGCCGCTTTTTTAAAAACTAAAGGATTTTCTAACATGAAAAATGGCGAAGACATCGACCTAACCTTTCGACTCTGGCAAAATGGTTTTTCTACTCAGCAAATAAAAAAAGCTTTTGTATATCATAAAAGAAGAACGTCTTTTATTCAGTTTTTTAAACAAACTTATGGATTTGGAACAGCAAGACCAATTTTAAATAAAAAACACCCAAATTCTTCTCAACTTACATTTTGGTTTCCAAGTCTTTTTATTGTGGGTTTTGCTGTTGGTATTATTTTATTACTATTAAGTTTTCCTATGCTAAGCTATTTATATGCTTGTTATTTTTTATTGATATTTTTTCATTCTTTACTACTAAATAAAAGTTTTAACGTTGCTTTTTTGAGTATTTTTACTACTATAACCCAATTTTTGGGTTACGGTATTGGGTTTTTAAAATCTCAGTTTTTTTAATAATTCATTAAAATTTAATTTATTTCATTAAATTAGTTTGTCGATAAGCAATACCTTTTAAATGAAATACCTCTCTTTTTTAAATTTATATTTTTATAGTTTTTTAGAATTCTGGATCGATTTCTTCAAAAAGAATTCATCAATATTTTCTTGTGATTGAAAAGTTAAATTATATATCATAAACTATAAGATAAGCGAAAATGGAGTTAATTAATTATTACTATAAAATATGAAGAGTAAACACCAAATAATTGTTACAATATTTAAAAAAGCACTTTCAGTATTTTTTGCTATTTTTTTATTACAATGTACTAAAGAAGCCAATTCAATTAAAAAAGAAGTCGCATCAAAAGACTTAGTTAAACATGTGAATCCTATGATTGGTACTTCTAAAATGGGACATGTTTTTCCTGGTGCAACGGCTCCTTTTGGAATGGTTCAGTTAAGTCCGCAAACAAATTTCGAGGTCATGTTTACACAAGGGAAGTACAACCCCAAAACATACGAGTATTGCGCAGGTTATCAGTTTAAAGACACTACAATTATTGGTTTTGCTCATACTAATTTTAGTGGGACAGGTCATTCGGATTTAGGAGACTTTTTGGTTATGCCAACTGTTGGAAATTTGGTTTTAGACCCTTTGAAAACTAAAGATGGAAAGAAAGGATTTTATTCAACGTTTTCTCATCAAACGGAAAATGCTAAGGCTGGATATTATAAGGTAGCTCTAGAAAGTTACAACATAAAAGCAGAGTTAACAGCAACAGAGCGTGTAGGTTTTCATAAATATAAATTTCCAAAATCTTCTGAAGCACATATTTTATTCGATTTTGTGTATAATGTATATCACCACGACAATAAAAACGTTTGGACATTTATTCGGATAGAAAATGACTCTACCATTACAGGTTACCGACAAACAAAAGGTTGGGCTAGAACAAAAAAAGTATTTTTTGCAGCAAAATTTTCAAAACCATTTAAAAGTTACGGTCATAAAAAATATGATAACACTTCCTATAATGGTTTTTATGGAAGATTTAATGAGCGTGAAAACTTTCCAGAAATGGCAGGAAAAAATATTCGAGCTTATTTTAATTTTGATACAAATGAAGGTGAAGAGATCAAGTTAAAATTTGCCTTATCTTCGGTAAGTAGCTCTGGAGCAATGAAAAATTTAGAGGAAGAAATTTCGCATTGGAATTTTAACAAAGTTAAAAAAGAAACACAGCAAAAGTGGAACAATGAGTTGTCTAAGATAGAAGTTGAAACCATTAAAGAAACTCAGAAAGAAACATTTTATACCGCGTTATATCACACAATGTTAAGTCCTGTTTTGTATGAAGATGTAGATGGTAGTTATCGAGGTTTAGATCAGAATATTCACAAATCTTCGGGTTTTACAAATTATACTATTTTTTCTCTTTGGGACACTTACAGAGCTTTACATCCATTATTTAATATCATTCAGCGAGAAAGAAATAACGATATGATTAAATCAATGTTAGCTCATCAAGCGCAAAGTGTTCATCAAATGTTGCCAATTTGGAGCCATTATGCTAATGAAAATTGGTGTATGATTGGGTATCATGCTACCTCTGTTATTGCAGATGCTATTGTAAAAAATGTTGGTAATTTTGATAAAATAAAGGCTTTAAATGCATCTGTTAAAACAGCAAACGTTTCTTATTTTGATGGTTTGGGAGATTATATAAAATATCAATACGTACCAGATGATAAAAGTCATTCTTCGGTTTCTAAAACTTTAGAACTTGCCTATGATGATTGGGCAATTGCTCAAATAGCAAAAAGTGTAAATGATACAGCAACAGTTGCAACTTTCTTAAAAAGATCTAAATACTATAAAAATGTGTTTAATCAAAAGAACGGATTCATGAGTCCGAGATTATCGAACGGGAAGTTTCGTGAAAATTTTGATCCTTTAGATACTCACGGACAAGGTTTTATTGAAGGAAATGCGTGGAATTATGGTTTGTATGTACCGCATCAGTTAGATACAATGATTTACATGATGGGTGGAAAAAAACGTTTTAGTGCTTTTTTAGATACTCTTTTTACCAAAAAGCTAGAAGATAAGTATATAGACAAGCACGAAGATATTACCAGAGATGGTATTATTGGTAATTATGTTCATGGAAATGAACCTGGGCACCATATTCCTTATTTATATAATTGGACAGGTAATAACCATAAAACTCAAGCTAGAGTGCGCATGATTATGGATACAATGTATGGAACTGGTGTAGACGGATTATGCGGTAATGATGATGCTGGCCAAATGAGTGCTTGGTATATTTTTAGTAGTTTAGGTTTTTATCCAGTAACACCAGGTTCTAATAAATATGCTTTGGGAAGTCCGTTAATTAAAGCTGCAACATTACATTTAGAAAACGGAAAAACCCTAATAATTAAGGCAAAAAATCAATCAGAAGAAAATGTGTATGTTGCTAAATTAACAATTAATGGCAAGCAAGTCGATAGAAACTATATTTTACATGAAGAAATTATGAATGGAGGAACTTTTGAGTTTTTAATGTCAGATACTTATGAGTAAATTGTATGTATATATTATTTGTTTTCTTCTTTTTATAGGTTGTAAAAAACCACAAAATAAAGTTGAAGAGTCTTTTGCTGGAAATCCTATTTTTGAGGGTTGGTATGCAGATCCAGAAGGAGCTGTTTTTAATGATGAATATT encodes:
- the coaBC gene encoding bifunctional phosphopantothenoylcysteine decarboxylase/phosphopantothenate--cysteine ligase CoaBC, with amino-acid sequence MSVLSGKKVLLAISAGIAAYKTANLVRLFIKLDAEVQVIMTPASKDFITPLTLSSLSKNPVHSNFYSKEDENELWNNHVELGLWADFMLIAPATANTLSKMANGTCNNLLLATYLSAKCPVYFAPAMDLDMYKHPSTKQSLQKLQDFGNIIIPATSGELASGLVGEGRMAEPEDIVTFIENDMVSKLPLKGKKVLITAGPTYEAIDPVRFIGNHSSGKMGFALAREAANLGAKVTLISGPTNQQLKHSFVNRIDVVSAQEMYTAAHTYFKEVHIAILSAAVADYKPKNVASQKIKKASNTLHIELTPTKDILASLGAIKKNQFLVGFALETNNELEHAKEKLQRKNLDAIVLNSLQDKGAGFATDTNKVTIIDKYLKEQSFQLKSKTEVAKDILEVIISKLEQ
- a CDS encoding DUF4835 family protein, with translation MSKFNILFIALLSIFTVNAQELNCLVTVNSDQIAGSNQQVFSTLQKALTEYINQTKWTNRVVKQEERIDCAMTIIVTSRDNNKFTATLQVQSTRPVFNSSYASPVLNIKDKEFNFTYNEFDPLIYNRNSFDSNLVSTIVFYANIIIGLDADTFKEFGGEEELKEAQNVMLQAQQSGLSSWQNVVGEQNRFLLIDNLLSPNLKAYRSTLYNYHRFGMDNLVNSKGSGLQSIEDSVIALQSIYNKTIGNYLIRLFFDAKADEIVNIYSESTNTRNKERLVQTVRKISTNNNAKWRKID
- the recN gene encoding DNA repair protein RecN; translation: MLTQLSINNYALINHLSIDFSSGLSIITGETGAGKSILLGALGLVLGNRADLSSLKDTSKKCIVEAKVAIANYHLEEFFKDSDLDYESETIIRREILPSGKSRAFVNDTPVTLSILNALRTKLIDVHSQHQTMELSDTAFQFEILDALANNKDRIASYKRGYLQLNSLKRELEDLEKQQQLANQQYDYNLHLFNELEEAKIIEDEQEILEDSLDKLNNIEEIKENLSESLAISINEDIGIQSLLHSLEHKLHKIASYSKEYQVLAERVTSAKIEIDDIVTELEDANEHIEFDPNEAEKVNDRLQLLYNLQKKHSVSNNKELLEVLAVLSDKVAQVTSAEETLNTKKAEIHAVAEKMDVLADKITTARKAAIPVLKKELENLLADLGMENARFSIEIKQTIIYFYNGKDELKFLFSANKGGNFGELKKVASGGELSRIMLAVKKVLSENTQLPTIIFDEIDTGVSGEVSNKIAAIMQQLSKNMQVIAITHLPQIAAKGNSHYKVFKAEENGITTTNLKQLSKEERVVEIAEMLSGKDISESAVTHAKELLS
- a CDS encoding DNA-directed RNA polymerase subunit omega — translated: MDYKGTNAPLSTVTYDKNELQAPTENIYEAISIIAKRAEQINSDLKRELVDKLDEFATYNDSLEEVFENKEQIEVSKFYERLPKPTAMAVEEWLNNKVYHRTPETE
- a CDS encoding glycosyltransferase, producing MNFHFSIIVPVFNRPNEIDELLESFVRQDFSDNYEILIIEDGSQIKSDVIVRKYTSLLNITYHFKENTGAGDSRNFGMKKASGNYYIILDSDVILPKNYLLEVKNALTKNYTDAFGGEDAAHASFTSLQKAINFSMTSLFTTGGIRGKKIASNKFQLRSFNLGISKAAFLKTKGFSNMKNGEDIDLTFRLWQNGFSTQQIKKAFVYHKRRTSFIQFFKQTYGFGTARPILNKKHPNSSQLTFWFPSLFIVGFAVGIILLLLSFPMLSYLYACYFLLIFFHSLLLNKSFNVAFLSIFTTITQFLGYGIGFLKSQFF
- a CDS encoding GH92 family glycosyl hydrolase, translating into MKSKHQIIVTIFKKALSVFFAIFLLQCTKEANSIKKEVASKDLVKHVNPMIGTSKMGHVFPGATAPFGMVQLSPQTNFEVMFTQGKYNPKTYEYCAGYQFKDTTIIGFAHTNFSGTGHSDLGDFLVMPTVGNLVLDPLKTKDGKKGFYSTFSHQTENAKAGYYKVALESYNIKAELTATERVGFHKYKFPKSSEAHILFDFVYNVYHHDNKNVWTFIRIENDSTITGYRQTKGWARTKKVFFAAKFSKPFKSYGHKKYDNTSYNGFYGRFNERENFPEMAGKNIRAYFNFDTNEGEEIKLKFALSSVSSSGAMKNLEEEISHWNFNKVKKETQQKWNNELSKIEVETIKETQKETFYTALYHTMLSPVLYEDVDGSYRGLDQNIHKSSGFTNYTIFSLWDTYRALHPLFNIIQRERNNDMIKSMLAHQAQSVHQMLPIWSHYANENWCMIGYHATSVIADAIVKNVGNFDKIKALNASVKTANVSYFDGLGDYIKYQYVPDDKSHSSVSKTLELAYDDWAIAQIAKSVNDTATVATFLKRSKYYKNVFNQKNGFMSPRLSNGKFRENFDPLDTHGQGFIEGNAWNYGLYVPHQLDTMIYMMGGKKRFSAFLDTLFTKKLEDKYIDKHEDITRDGIIGNYVHGNEPGHHIPYLYNWTGNNHKTQARVRMIMDTMYGTGVDGLCGNDDAGQMSAWYIFSSLGFYPVTPGSNKYALGSPLIKAATLHLENGKTLIIKAKNQSEENVYVAKLTINGKQVDRNYILHEEIMNGGTFEFLMSDTYE
- a CDS encoding enoyl-ACP reductase FabI — protein: MQNLLKGKKGIIFGALNENSIAWKTAEKAFEQGAEFVLTNAPAALKMGNIEALAKKTNAQIIPADATSIDDLENLVKQSLTILGGKIDFVLHSIGMSVNVRKDKPYTDPNYSFTEKGWQVSAVSFHKVLNVLYHQKAMNSWGSIVALSYMAAQRVFPDYNDMADNKAFLESIARSFGYYFGRDFKVRVNTISQSPTPTTAGTGVKGFDGFIAYAEKMSPLGNASASDCADYTISLFSDLTKKVTLQNLYHDGGFSNMGVSDAVMEKFE